In the genome of Scylla paramamosain isolate STU-SP2022 chromosome 49, ASM3559412v1, whole genome shotgun sequence, one region contains:
- the LOC135095553 gene encoding zinc finger protein ZFP2-like yields MPVPPLFSLHPSVPLSPIMTAFLPCSTGQARVQTGILLGTTTPASFSDGSCRTGHGVCCWEQCCSGGVMLGSSKSEYQQQQQSASGMGRRRRGGKNHLEVGSSVHRGESKLECQQCDHTFTSKQGLGQHTLTHSGVKNYECLQCEKKFTQQSHLIRHTLTHSGVRNYECLECRKKFIQQSHLTRHTQTHSAVRNYECLKCGKKFTTKVHLTRHTLTHSGVRNYECWECGEKFTQKSHLTRHSLTHSGVRNYECLECGKKFATKIHLTTHTMTHSGVRNYECLECGKKFTQQSHLTRHTLRHSGVRNYECEECGKRFISSSELNKHTFRHIGMREFECDVCGKCFKTKPDIAKHVRIHF; encoded by the coding sequence ATGCCTGTCCCACCactcttttccctccatccatctgtGCCACTCAGCCCCATCATGACTGCCTTTCTTCCCTGCTCCACAGGCCAGGCCAGAGTCCAGACTGGCATCCTACTTGGCACAACCACTCCAGCCAGCTTCTCTGATGGTTCCTGCAGGACTGGCCATGGCGTGTGCTGCTGGGAGCAGTGCTGCAGTGGAGGGGTGATGCTGGGCAGCAGCAAGAGtgagtaccagcagcagcagcagtctgcTTCAGGTATGGGGAGGCGCAGGCGTGGCGGCAAGAATCACCTGGAGGTGGGCAGCTCTGtccacagaggagagagcaagttAGAGTGTCAGCAGTGTGATCATACTTTTACATCCAAACAAGGGCTTGGgcaacacaccctgacacacagtggtgttaaaaattatgagtgtcttCAATGTGAAAAGAAATTTACCCAACAGTCTCACCTCAtcagacacaccctgacacacagtggtgttagaaattatgagtgtttggaatgtagaaaGAAATTTATCCAACAGTCTcacctcaccagacacacccagacacacagtgctgttagaaattatgagtgtttgaaatgtggaaagaaatttacCACAAAGGTTcacctcaccagacacaccctgacacacagtggtgtaagaaattatgagtgttggGAATGTGGAGAGAAATTTACCCAAAAGTCTCACCTCACCAGACACagcctgacacacagtggtgttagaaattatgagtgtcttgaatgtggaaagaaatttgCCACAAAgattcacctcaccacacacaccatgacacacagtggtgttagaaattatgagtgtctggaatgtggaaagaaatttacccagcagtctcacctcaccagacacaccctgagacacagtggtgttagaaattatgagtgtgaagaATGTGGCAAAAGATTTATTAGCAGTTCTGAGCTCAATAAACACACCTTCAGACACATTGGCATGAGGGAGTTcgagtgtgatgtttgtgggAAATGTTTTAAGACAAAGCCTGACATTGCCAAGCATGTGAGGATTCACTTTTGA